From Streptomyces asiaticus, one genomic window encodes:
- a CDS encoding Rne/Rng family ribonuclease — protein sequence MLEPIEPTQPVQPLGSSAPSAAVPGESIENTPSDTLPPRRRRAASRPAGPPPGAVSEAEVTTPSVPAIAAEQTGAVVAAEAASEPVAAGAAMAATSGSVSGSDTESAAPPARTRRRVARKATAPAGSPEAAETVVPADAVREEPEAAAEPVAEPVVEAAAEAAPPARTRRRATRKVTAPAGAPAESEAAEVVAPKEPVEPEVTEESAAAAEAETVPPAPARTRRRATRKAAAPEGAPQAEAADADASSAAAAGGSGDEATAPAAVAADAPAEADEAPRARTRRRAARKVTAPAGAPAESEAAEVVAPKEPVEPEESAAAAEAETVPPAPARTRRRATRKAAAPEGAPAEAAEEPAAERRTESAEEPAAAQAEEEAPRGRSRRRAARAAEEPSGAQEPRAAEGETPAAEAASEPEPAPRSRRRAVRPPTAVFQAPVFTEPVFQTPESAAAEAAAALEEPEEEDEEQPTAEAVEPEAPAGRRRRRRRGAAPAEEQPEAEEPEAAEESEAEAEAEAGQPEGESGEEESGDRPSRRRRRGGRRRRRGETAEGEGAEGRSETGERYEDESAAEGEGAEEQGEGRDESGAEAGEPGGSSSSRRRRRRRRRSGDAAEPEATGDDPERTVVKVREPRERRGKEAESGADEVQSIKGSTRLEAKKQRRREGREQGRRRVPIITEAEFLARREAVERVMVVRQNGDRTQIGVLEDNVLVEHFVNKEQATSYVGNVYLGKVQNVLPSMEAAFVDIGKGRNAVLYAGEVNFEALGLSGGPRRIEAALKSGQSVLVQVTKDPIGHKGARLTSQVSLPGRYLVYVPEGSMTGISRKLPDTERARLKQILKKIVPEDAGVIVRTAAEGASEDELSRDVARLQAQWEEIKKKAKSGSAPSLLYGEPDMTVRVVRDIFNEDFSKVIVSGDDAWETIHGYVSHVAPDLADRLQKWTSDVDVFATYRIDEQLMKALDRKVWLPSGGSLVIDRTEAMVVIDVNTGKFTGQGGNLEETVTRNNLEAAEEIVRQLRLRDLGGIIVIDFIDMVLESNRDLVLRRLLECLGRDRTKHQVAEVTSLGLVQMTRKRVGQGLLESFSESCVHCNGRGVIVHMDQASSAGGGGKRKKKKSAAGGAQQQERAAAAAAEAEAEAEAESEDVTEAAAEIAAEATQPKPLPEPVFAADEELYSSAAEAEAAASRGRTRRRATRKVSAPAGAPKAAKEPEGVVVVVADERREAARTEPEAAAEAPAAAPAEEQAPLEGVPAPRTRRRVTRKVSAPAGSPTGSEEAAVVVVSGSSAESEPESGARPEPEAPESASVEAEAEAPAKKTARKAAKKAPAKKTAAKKTAEKKTAAKKTAAKKTTAKKTTAKKSATKKTAAAEQQTPQSVSAAADD from the coding sequence ATGCTCGAACCTATTGAGCCGACCCAACCTGTCCAGCCCCTGGGGTCCTCCGCGCCGAGTGCCGCGGTGCCCGGGGAATCCATCGAGAACACCCCCAGCGACACGCTGCCGCCGCGCCGCCGCCGCGCGGCCTCCCGCCCGGCCGGTCCGCCGCCCGGCGCGGTGAGCGAGGCCGAGGTCACCACGCCCTCGGTACCGGCCATAGCCGCAGAGCAGACCGGCGCCGTCGTCGCCGCCGAGGCGGCCTCCGAGCCCGTCGCCGCCGGTGCCGCCATGGCCGCCACCAGTGGATCCGTATCCGGATCCGACACCGAATCCGCCGCTCCGCCCGCCCGTACGCGGCGCCGGGTCGCCCGCAAGGCGACCGCTCCGGCGGGTTCGCCGGAGGCCGCGGAGACCGTGGTCCCGGCCGACGCCGTGCGTGAGGAGCCCGAGGCCGCCGCCGAGCCTGTCGCGGAGCCCGTGGTGGAGGCCGCCGCCGAGGCCGCTCCGCCCGCCCGTACGCGGCGCCGTGCCACCCGTAAGGTGACCGCTCCGGCCGGTGCCCCGGCGGAGTCGGAGGCCGCGGAGGTCGTGGCGCCGAAGGAGCCGGTGGAGCCGGAGGTGACCGAGGAGTCCGCGGCGGCCGCTGAGGCCGAGACCGTGCCCCCGGCCCCCGCCCGTACGCGTCGTCGTGCGACCCGTAAGGCCGCCGCTCCCGAGGGCGCGCCGCAGGCGGAGGCCGCCGACGCGGACGCGTCGTCTGCGGCGGCCGCTGGTGGCAGTGGTGACGAGGCCACGGCCCCAGCCGCAGTCGCAGCCGATGCCCCGGCCGAGGCCGACGAGGCCCCGCGTGCCCGTACGCGCCGTCGTGCGGCCCGTAAGGTGACCGCTCCGGCCGGTGCCCCGGCGGAGTCGGAGGCCGCGGAGGTCGTGGCGCCGAAGGAGCCGGTGGAGCCGGAGGAGTCCGCGGCGGCCGCTGAGGCCGAGACCGTGCCCCCGGCCCCCGCCCGTACGCGTCGTCGTGCGACCCGTAAGGCCGCCGCCCCCGAGGGCGCGCCCGCGGAAGCCGCCGAGGAGCCCGCCGCCGAGCGGCGGACCGAGAGCGCCGAGGAGCCCGCCGCCGCGCAGGCCGAGGAAGAGGCGCCGCGCGGCCGTTCTCGCCGCCGCGCCGCCCGCGCCGCCGAGGAGCCGAGCGGCGCTCAGGAGCCGCGGGCCGCCGAGGGCGAGACCCCGGCCGCCGAGGCCGCGTCCGAGCCGGAGCCCGCGCCCCGTTCGCGGCGCCGGGCGGTCCGCCCGCCGACGGCCGTGTTCCAGGCGCCGGTCTTCACCGAGCCGGTCTTCCAGACGCCGGAGAGCGCCGCCGCCGAGGCCGCCGCCGCACTGGAGGAGCCCGAGGAGGAGGACGAGGAGCAGCCGACGGCCGAGGCCGTCGAGCCCGAGGCGCCTGCCGGCCGCCGCCGGCGCCGCCGCCGTGGCGCCGCGCCCGCCGAGGAGCAGCCGGAGGCCGAGGAGCCCGAGGCCGCCGAGGAGAGCGAGGCCGAGGCCGAGGCCGAGGCCGGTCAGCCCGAGGGCGAGTCCGGCGAGGAGGAGTCGGGCGACCGTCCGTCCCGTCGCCGCCGCCGTGGCGGCCGGCGTCGCCGCCGTGGCGAGACCGCCGAGGGCGAGGGCGCCGAAGGGCGTTCCGAGACCGGTGAGCGGTACGAGGACGAGTCGGCCGCCGAGGGCGAGGGCGCCGAGGAGCAGGGCGAGGGCCGGGACGAGTCGGGTGCCGAGGCCGGTGAGCCCGGCGGTTCCAGCAGCAGCCGTCGCCGCCGCCGTCGGCGCCGTCGCAGCGGCGACGCCGCCGAGCCCGAGGCGACCGGTGACGACCCGGAGCGTACGGTCGTCAAGGTCCGCGAGCCCCGCGAGCGGCGCGGCAAAGAAGCCGAGTCCGGTGCCGACGAGGTGCAGTCGATCAAGGGGTCGACGCGTCTGGAGGCCAAGAAGCAGCGCCGCCGCGAGGGCCGCGAGCAGGGCCGCCGCCGTGTGCCGATCATCACCGAGGCCGAGTTCCTGGCCCGCCGCGAGGCGGTCGAGCGGGTCATGGTCGTCCGGCAGAACGGCGATCGCACCCAGATCGGCGTGCTGGAGGACAACGTCCTCGTCGAGCACTTCGTGAACAAGGAGCAGGCCACCAGCTACGTCGGCAACGTCTACCTGGGCAAGGTCCAGAACGTGCTGCCGTCCATGGAGGCCGCCTTCGTCGACATCGGCAAGGGCCGCAACGCCGTGCTGTACGCGGGCGAGGTGAACTTCGAGGCGCTGGGGCTCTCCGGCGGGCCGCGCCGCATCGAGGCCGCCCTGAAGTCCGGCCAGTCCGTGCTGGTGCAGGTCACCAAGGACCCGATCGGCCACAAGGGCGCCCGGCTGACCAGCCAGGTCTCCCTGCCCGGCCGCTATCTGGTGTACGTGCCCGAGGGCTCGATGACCGGCATCAGCCGCAAGCTGCCCGACACCGAGCGGGCCCGGCTGAAGCAGATCCTCAAGAAGATCGTTCCCGAGGACGCGGGTGTGATCGTCCGCACCGCCGCCGAGGGCGCGAGCGAGGACGAGCTGTCCCGCGATGTCGCCCGGCTTCAGGCGCAGTGGGAGGAGATCAAGAAGAAGGCGAAGAGCGGTAGCGCCCCGTCGCTGCTCTACGGCGAGCCCGACATGACCGTCCGGGTCGTCCGCGACATCTTCAACGAGGACTTCTCCAAGGTCATCGTCAGCGGTGACGACGCCTGGGAGACCATCCACGGCTATGTCTCGCACGTGGCGCCCGACCTCGCGGACCGGCTCCAGAAGTGGACCTCGGACGTCGACGTCTTCGCCACCTACCGGATCGACGAGCAGCTGATGAAGGCGCTGGACCGCAAGGTCTGGCTGCCCAGCGGCGGCTCGCTGGTGATCGACCGGACCGAGGCGATGGTCGTCATCGACGTCAACACCGGCAAGTTCACCGGTCAGGGCGGCAACCTCGAGGAGACGGTCACCAGGAACAACCTGGAGGCGGCCGAGGAGATCGTGCGCCAGCTGCGGCTGCGCGACCTCGGCGGCATCATCGTGATCGACTTCATCGACATGGTGCTGGAGTCCAACCGGGACCTGGTGCTGCGGCGGCTGCTGGAGTGCCTGGGCCGGGACCGTACGAAGCACCAGGTGGCCGAGGTCACCTCGCTCGGCCTGGTCCAGATGACCCGTAAGCGGGTCGGCCAGGGGCTGCTGGAGTCCTTCTCCGAGTCCTGTGTGCACTGCAACGGCCGCGGCGTGATCGTCCACATGGACCAGGCGTCCTCCGCCGGCGGCGGTGGGAAGCGCAAGAAGAAGAAGTCCGCTGCCGGTGGCGCTCAGCAGCAGGAGCGGGCCGCGGCGGCCGCGGCCGAGGCGGAGGCCGAAGCCGAGGCGGAGTCCGAGGACGTCACCGAGGCGGCTGCCGAGATCGCGGCGGAGGCCACCCAGCCCAAGCCGCTGCCCGAGCCGGTCTTCGCGGCCGACGAGGAGCTGTACAGCAGCGCCGCGGAGGCCGAGGCCGCCGCGAGCCGTGGGCGTACGCGCCGCCGTGCCACCCGTAAGGTGTCCGCCCCGGCGGGCGCCCCGAAGGCCGCCAAGGAGCCGGAGGGCGTGGTGGTCGTGGTGGCCGACGAGCGTCGGGAGGCGGCCCGGACGGAGCCGGAGGCGGCAGCAGAGGCCCCCGCCGCCGCTCCCGCCGAGGAGCAGGCCCCGCTCGAGGGCGTTCCCGCGCCGCGTACGCGCCGCCGTGTGACCCGTAAGGTGAGCGCCCCCGCGGGCTCGCCGACGGGCTCCGAGGAGGCGGCCGTGGTGGTCGTGAGCGGGTCTTCCGCGGAGTCGGAGCCGGAGTCCGGGGCGAGGCCCGAGCCGGAGGCGCCCGAGAGCGCGTCCGTCGAGGCCGAGGCCGAGGCACCGGCGAAGAAGACCGCCCGTAAGGCGGCCAAGAAGGCTCCCGCCAAGAAGACGGCGGCCAAGAAGACCGCCGAGAAGAAGACGGCGGCGAAGAAGACGGCCGCCAAGAAGACCACGGCCAAGAAGACGACCGCCAAGAAGTCGGCGACGAAGAAGACCGCGGCGGCGGAGCAGCAGACTCCGCAGTCGGTCTCGGCCGCCGCCGACGACTGA
- a CDS encoding TIGR03936 family radical SAM-associated protein, producing the protein MQRIRLRYTKRGRLRFTSHRDFQRAFERALRRAEVPMAYSAGFTPHPKVSYANAAPTGTGSEAEYLEIQLTEARDPEKLRAVLNESLPEGLDVIESVEARTSGLADRLQASVWEIRLDQVAPADAERAVAAFLEADTVEVERRTKNGLRTFDARAAVARLETLPARADRPGDGGCAILRLVVRHLTPAVRPDDVLSGLRATADLAPPVPAAVTRLAQGLLDEESGTVTDPLAPDREAAQAAPSTAAELTAAMAPEGPA; encoded by the coding sequence GTGCAGCGCATCCGTTTGCGTTACACCAAGCGCGGCCGCCTCCGGTTCACCAGCCACCGCGACTTCCAGCGCGCCTTCGAGCGGGCGCTGCGCCGCGCCGAGGTGCCGATGGCGTACTCGGCGGGGTTCACCCCGCATCCGAAGGTGTCCTACGCCAATGCCGCACCCACCGGCACCGGCAGCGAGGCGGAGTACCTGGAGATCCAGCTGACCGAGGCGCGCGACCCCGAGAAGCTGCGTGCGGTCCTCAACGAGTCGCTGCCCGAGGGCCTCGATGTGATCGAGTCCGTGGAGGCCCGTACCTCGGGGCTCGCCGACCGGCTACAGGCATCCGTATGGGAGATCCGGCTCGACCAGGTCGCCCCGGCGGACGCCGAGCGTGCCGTCGCGGCCTTCCTGGAGGCCGACACGGTCGAGGTGGAACGCCGGACGAAAAACGGGTTGCGAACCTTCGACGCCCGTGCCGCGGTGGCCCGGCTGGAGACGCTTCCGGCTCGGGCCGATAGGCCCGGCGACGGTGGCTGTGCGATACTGCGGCTGGTGGTACGGCATCTGACACCTGCCGTACGACCCGACGACGTCCTGTCCGGTCTCCGCGCTACGGCCGACCTGGCGCCGCCGGTCCCCGCAGCGGTGACCAGGCTGGCGCAGGGGCTGCTCGATGAGGAGTCCGGCACGGTGACCGACCCGCTCGCGCCCGATCGCGAGGCAGCTCAGGCCGCTCCATCCACGGCCGCCGAGCTGACCGCCGCGATGGCGCCGGAAGGTCCCGCGTAG
- a CDS encoding TIGR03960 family B12-binding radical SAM protein yields MSVESVFPQLEALLPHVQKPIQYVGGELNSTVKAWEACDVRWSLMYPDAYEVGLPNQGVMILYEVLNEREGVLAERTYSVWPDLEELMREHKVPQFTVDSHRPVSAFDFLGVSFSTELGYTNLLTTLDLAGIPLDAVDRTEDHPVVVAGGHAAFNPEPIADFIDCAVIGDGEQAVLDMTGIMRDWKAEGRPGGRDELLFRLARTGSVYVPKFYDVEYLPDGRISRVVPNRSGVPWRVSKHTVMDLDEWPYPKQPLVPLAETVHERMSVEIFRGCTRGCRFCQAGMITRPVRERSITGIGEMVDKGLKATGFEEVGLLSLSSADHTEIGDIAKGLADRYEEDKIGLSLPSTRVDAFNIDLANELTRNGRRSGLTFAPEGGSERIRKVINKMVSEEDLIRTVATAYGNGWRQVKLYFMCGLPTETDDDVLQIADMATKVIAKGREVSGKNDIRCTVSIGGFVPKPHTPFQWAPQLSAEETDARLEKLREKIRGDKKYGRSIGFRYHDGKPGIVEGLLSRGDRRVGAVIRAVYEDGGRFDGWREHFSYDRWMECAARTLPDFGLDVDWYTTRERTYEEVLPWDHLDSGLDKDWLWEDWQDSLDETEVDDCRWTPCFDCGVCPQMQTEIQIGPTGRKLLPLSVK; encoded by the coding sequence ATGTCTGTCGAGTCGGTCTTCCCACAGCTCGAGGCCCTGCTCCCCCATGTGCAGAAGCCGATCCAGTACGTCGGCGGTGAGCTGAACTCCACCGTCAAGGCGTGGGAGGCGTGCGACGTCCGCTGGTCGCTCATGTACCCGGACGCCTACGAGGTCGGGCTTCCCAACCAGGGCGTCATGATCCTCTACGAGGTCCTCAACGAGCGCGAGGGCGTGCTCGCCGAGCGCACCTACAGCGTGTGGCCGGACCTCGAGGAGCTGATGCGCGAGCACAAGGTGCCGCAGTTCACCGTGGATTCGCACCGCCCGGTCTCCGCGTTCGACTTCCTCGGCGTCTCCTTCTCCACCGAGCTGGGGTACACCAACCTGCTCACCACGCTGGACCTCGCCGGCATCCCCCTGGACGCCGTGGACCGCACCGAGGACCACCCCGTGGTGGTCGCGGGCGGCCACGCCGCGTTCAACCCCGAGCCGATCGCCGACTTCATCGACTGCGCGGTGATCGGCGACGGTGAGCAGGCCGTGCTCGACATGACCGGGATCATGCGGGACTGGAAGGCCGAGGGCCGCCCGGGCGGCCGCGATGAGCTGCTCTTCCGCCTCGCCCGCACCGGCAGCGTCTACGTCCCGAAGTTCTACGACGTGGAGTACCTGCCCGACGGGCGGATCTCGCGCGTGGTGCCGAACCGCTCGGGAGTGCCGTGGCGGGTGTCCAAGCACACCGTCATGGACCTCGACGAGTGGCCCTACCCCAAGCAGCCGCTGGTGCCGCTGGCCGAGACCGTCCATGAGCGGATGTCGGTGGAGATCTTCCGCGGCTGCACCCGGGGCTGCCGGTTCTGCCAGGCGGGCATGATCACCCGCCCGGTGCGCGAGCGGTCGATCACCGGGATCGGCGAGATGGTCGACAAGGGGCTGAAGGCCACCGGCTTCGAGGAGGTCGGCCTGCTGTCGCTGTCCTCCGCCGACCACACCGAGATCGGCGACATCGCCAAGGGCCTCGCCGACCGGTACGAGGAGGACAAGATCGGCCTGTCCCTCCCGTCGACCCGGGTGGACGCCTTCAACATCGACCTCGCCAACGAGCTGACCCGCAACGGGCGCCGCTCGGGCCTCACCTTCGCCCCCGAGGGCGGCAGTGAGCGCATCCGTAAGGTCATCAATAAGATGGTCTCGGAAGAGGACCTCATCCGTACGGTGGCCACCGCGTACGGCAACGGCTGGCGGCAGGTGAAGCTCTACTTCATGTGCGGTCTGCCCACCGAGACCGACGACGACGTGCTCCAGATCGCCGACATGGCGACCAAGGTCATCGCCAAGGGCCGTGAGGTGTCCGGCAAGAACGACATCCGCTGCACGGTCTCCATCGGTGGCTTCGTCCCCAAGCCGCACACCCCCTTCCAGTGGGCCCCGCAGCTGAGCGCCGAGGAGACCGACGCCCGGCTGGAGAAGCTGCGCGAGAAGATCCGCGGCGACAAGAAGTACGGCCGCTCGATCGGATTCCGCTACCACGACGGCAAGCCCGGCATCGTCGAGGGCCTGCTCTCGCGCGGCGACCGCCGGGTCGGCGCGGTCATCCGCGCCGTCTACGAGGACGGCGGCCGCTTCGACGGCTGGCGCGAGCACTTCAGCTACGACCGGTGGATGGAGTGCGCCGCGCGGACCCTGCCCGACTTCGGCCTCGACGTCGACTGGTACACCACGCGCGAGCGCACCTACGAGGAGGTCCTGCCCTGGGACCACCTCGACTCGGGCCTCGACAAGGACTGGCTGTGGGAGGACTGGCAGGACTCCCTCGACGAGACCGAGGTGGACGACTGCCGCTGGACCCCCTGCTTCGACTGCGGCGTCTGCCCGCAGATGCAGACCGAGATCCAGATCGGCCCCACCGGGCGGAAGCTGCTGCCGCTGTCGGTGAAGTAG
- a CDS encoding CYTH and CHAD domain-containing protein, which produces MVDTKQEIERKYEATAEEAGPSGRPDLPGLPELTGAGPVATVVSRGVATLDATYYDTPGRRLLADGITLRHRTGGDDEGWHLKLPVGPDTREELRAPLGDEVPAEMATLLRSRVRHDPLRPLAHLHTERDRKDLVDADGTVLAEVSVDRVTARRLAPGESEPARWTEVEVELAEGRGHDQRLLDAVEVRLRDGGLHRADTPSKLAKALAETEKAAGAVESGGDGPGRPTKPGKPAKTARQVAQAASEPRRPLGADDVVLDYIRRQIDALVRLDPAVRGDVPDAVHRMRVATRRLRSAFRSYRKVLDRSVTDPIGDELKWLAGELGVERDREVLTERLQGRLAELPEELRRGPVRERLHHWSHGRRDGARATVLGALDSERYLTLLDTLDALVADPPLRRDAAKPAAPVVAKAVLRDYERLAGRMATALETPPGPDRDIAIHQARKAAKRVRYAAETARPALGKSAKRFARRMQAVQDVLGDHQDSVVAREALRQLATQAHVAGESDFTFGLLYGREEERAAARERELPELWAETSRKKHRADLEV; this is translated from the coding sequence ATGGTGGACACGAAGCAGGAGATAGAACGGAAGTACGAGGCCACCGCCGAGGAAGCCGGTCCGTCCGGGCGGCCCGACCTGCCGGGCCTGCCCGAACTGACCGGAGCGGGGCCGGTCGCGACCGTGGTGAGCCGGGGAGTCGCCACCCTGGACGCCACCTACTACGACACCCCCGGGCGGCGGCTGCTGGCCGACGGCATCACCTTGCGCCACCGCACCGGCGGCGACGACGAGGGCTGGCATCTGAAGCTGCCCGTCGGCCCGGACACCCGGGAGGAGCTGCGGGCGCCGCTCGGCGACGAGGTGCCCGCCGAGATGGCCACACTGCTGCGCTCGCGGGTCCGCCACGATCCGCTGCGCCCGCTCGCCCATCTGCACACCGAGCGGGACCGCAAGGATCTGGTGGACGCCGACGGCACCGTGCTCGCCGAAGTGTCCGTCGACCGCGTGACGGCCCGGCGCCTGGCGCCCGGGGAGAGCGAGCCGGCCCGGTGGACCGAGGTCGAGGTCGAGCTCGCCGAGGGCCGTGGCCACGATCAGCGGCTGCTCGACGCGGTCGAGGTGCGGCTGCGCGACGGCGGTCTGCACCGCGCCGACACCCCCTCCAAGCTCGCCAAGGCCCTCGCCGAGACGGAGAAGGCCGCGGGCGCGGTCGAGAGCGGCGGAGACGGGCCCGGCAGGCCCACCAAGCCCGGCAAGCCCGCGAAGACCGCCCGTCAGGTCGCCCAGGCCGCGTCGGAGCCCCGGCGGCCGCTCGGCGCCGACGATGTCGTCCTGGACTACATACGCCGTCAGATCGACGCCCTGGTGCGGCTCGACCCGGCCGTGCGCGGGGATGTGCCGGACGCGGTGCACCGGATGCGGGTCGCCACCCGCCGGCTGCGCAGCGCGTTCCGCTCCTACCGCAAGGTCCTGGACCGTTCGGTGACCGATCCGATCGGCGACGAGCTGAAGTGGCTGGCCGGTGAGCTCGGCGTGGAACGCGACCGCGAGGTGCTCACCGAGCGGCTCCAAGGCCGTCTCGCGGAGCTGCCGGAGGAGCTCCGGCGCGGCCCGGTGCGCGAACGGCTGCACCACTGGTCGCACGGGCGGCGCGACGGCGCCCGCGCCACCGTCCTGGGCGCGCTGGACAGCGAGCGCTACCTGACGCTCCTGGACACCCTCGACGCCCTGGTGGCCGATCCGCCGCTGCGCCGCGACGCCGCGAAGCCGGCCGCGCCGGTGGTCGCCAAGGCCGTGCTGCGCGACTACGAGCGCCTGGCGGGCCGTATGGCCACCGCGTTGGAGACGCCCCCGGGGCCGGACCGCGACATCGCCATCCACCAGGCCCGTAAGGCCGCCAAGCGCGTGCGCTACGCCGCCGAGACGGCACGGCCCGCGCTCGGCAAGTCCGCCAAGCGGTTCGCCCGCCGTATGCAGGCCGTGCAGGACGTGCTCGGCGACCACCAGGACAGCGTCGTGGCCCGCGAGGCGCTGCGACAGCTGGCCACCCAGGCCCATGTGGCGGGAGAGAGCGACTTCACCTTCGGGCTGCTGTACGGCAGGGAGGAGGAGCGGGCGGCCGCCCGCGAGCGTGAGCTACCGGAGCTGTGGGCCGAGACCTCGCGCAAGAAGCACCGGGCTGACCTGGAGGTGTGA
- the rplU gene encoding 50S ribosomal protein L21: MYAIVRTGGRQQKVAVGDVIEVDRLASNKVGDTVELSTLLVVDGDAVTSDPWVLAGVKVHAEVVDHHKGGKIDILKYKNKTGYRKRIGHRQLHTALKITGIDSAAK, translated from the coding sequence GTGTACGCAATCGTGCGCACCGGCGGCCGCCAGCAGAAGGTGGCCGTGGGCGATGTCATCGAGGTCGACCGTCTGGCCAGCAACAAGGTCGGCGACACCGTCGAGCTTTCCACTCTGCTCGTTGTCGACGGCGATGCCGTCACCAGCGACCCGTGGGTCCTGGCCGGTGTGAAGGTTCACGCCGAGGTCGTCGACCACCACAAGGGTGGCAAGATCGACATTCTGAAGTACAAGAACAAGACCGGTTACCGGAAGCGGATCGGCCACCGCCAGCTGCACACCGCGCTGAAGATCACCGGCATCGACTCGGCTGCGAAGTAA
- the rpmA gene encoding 50S ribosomal protein L27 produces the protein MAHKKGASSTRNGRDSNAQRLGVKRFGGQVVNAGEILVRQRGTHFHPGTGVGRGGDDTLFALAAGAVQFGTSRGRKVVNIVPVAE, from the coding sequence ATGGCACACAAGAAGGGCGCATCGTCCACTCGGAACGGTCGCGACTCCAACGCCCAGCGGCTCGGCGTCAAGCGCTTCGGCGGCCAGGTCGTCAACGCGGGTGAGATCCTGGTCCGTCAGCGCGGCACGCACTTCCACCCGGGCACGGGTGTCGGCCGCGGCGGCGATGACACGCTGTTCGCGCTGGCCGCCGGTGCGGTGCAGTTCGGCACCAGCCGTGGCCGCAAGGTCGTGAACATCGTTCCGGTCGCTGAGTAA
- the obgE gene encoding GTPase ObgE — translation MTTFVDRVELHVAAGNGGHGCASVHREKFKPLGGPDGGNGGRGGDVILVVDQSVTTLLDYHHSPHRKATNGKPGEGGNRSGKDGTDLVLPVPDGTVVLDKRGNVLADLIGEGTTYIAAQGGRGGLGNAALASARRKAPGFALLGEPGHSGDVILELKTVADVALVGYPSAGKSSLISVLSAAKPKIADYPFTTLVPNLGVVTAGSTVYTIADVPGLIPGASQGKGLGLEFLRHVERCSVLVHVLDTAALESERDPLTDLDVIEAELAQYGGLDDRPRVVVLNKVDIPDGKDLADIIRPDLEARGYQVLEASAVAHLGLKELSFALAKIVAEAREAQPKEEATRIVIRPKAVDDAGFRVVAEEGFYRVLGEKPERWVRQTDFANDEAVGYLADRLARLGVEEELMKAGAHSGDEVVIGPEDDAVVFDWEPTLATGAEMLGRRGEDHRFDTPRPAAQRRRDRDAERDEADEEFDTFKPF, via the coding sequence ATGACCACCTTCGTGGACCGCGTCGAACTGCATGTCGCCGCGGGTAACGGAGGCCACGGCTGCGCCTCCGTGCACCGCGAGAAGTTCAAGCCGCTCGGGGGACCGGACGGCGGCAACGGCGGCCGGGGCGGCGATGTGATCCTGGTCGTGGACCAGTCCGTCACCACCCTGCTCGACTACCACCACAGCCCCCACCGCAAGGCCACCAACGGCAAGCCGGGCGAGGGCGGCAACCGCTCCGGCAAGGACGGCACCGACCTGGTCCTGCCGGTCCCGGACGGCACCGTCGTCCTCGACAAGCGGGGCAACGTCCTGGCCGATCTGATCGGGGAGGGCACCACCTACATCGCCGCCCAGGGCGGCCGCGGCGGCCTCGGCAACGCCGCGCTCGCCTCGGCCCGCCGCAAGGCGCCCGGCTTCGCGCTGCTGGGCGAGCCGGGCCACTCCGGGGACGTCATCCTGGAGCTGAAGACCGTCGCGGACGTGGCCCTCGTCGGCTACCCGAGCGCCGGCAAGTCCTCACTGATCTCGGTGCTTTCGGCGGCCAAGCCGAAGATCGCCGACTATCCGTTCACCACGCTGGTGCCCAACCTCGGTGTGGTCACGGCCGGTTCGACCGTCTACACCATCGCCGACGTCCCCGGCCTGATCCCCGGCGCCAGCCAGGGCAAGGGCCTCGGCCTGGAGTTCCTGCGCCATGTCGAGCGCTGCTCGGTGCTGGTGCATGTGCTGGACACCGCGGCGCTGGAGTCCGAGCGCGATCCGCTGACCGACCTCGACGTCATCGAGGCGGAGCTGGCCCAGTACGGCGGTCTGGACGACCGGCCGCGGGTCGTCGTGCTCAACAAGGTCGACATCCCCGACGGCAAGGACCTCGCCGACATCATCCGGCCCGATCTGGAGGCCCGCGGCTACCAGGTCCTCGAGGCCTCGGCGGTCGCCCATCTCGGCCTCAAGGAGCTGTCCTTCGCCCTGGCGAAGATCGTCGCGGAGGCCCGCGAGGCGCAGCCGAAGGAGGAGGCGACCCGGATCGTCATCCGGCCGAAGGCCGTGGACGACGCGGGCTTCAGGGTCGTCGCCGAGGAGGGCTTCTACCGCGTGCTGGGCGAGAAGCCCGAACGCTGGGTCCGCCAGACCGACTTCGCCAACGACGAGGCCGTGGGCTATCTCGCCGACCGCCTGGCCCGTCTCGGCGTCGAGGAGGAGCTGATGAAGGCGGGCGCCCACTCGGGCGACGAGGTCGTCATCGGCCCCGAGGACGACGCGGTCGTCTTCGACTGGGAGCCGACCCTCGCGACCGGCGCGGAGATGCTGGGCCGCCGTGGCGAGGACCACCGCTTCGACACCCCGCGCCCGGCCGCGCAGCGGCGGCGGGACCGGGATGCCGAGCGGGACGAGGCGGACGAGGAGTTCGACACGTTCAAACCGTTCTGA